Genomic segment of Mytilus edulis chromosome 12, xbMytEdul2.2, whole genome shotgun sequence:
CAAAGAAAAATGCATAACAGATTATAAAAAACAATCGAGTAGACCCGCAAGTAAAAACAGGACAACAAGGCGACAAAGCTCAGTTCATGAAgtacaaatatacaataaaatggcGGAAAGGAAGAAGAGTATTCGAAGAAAGGAATCGTATGTGCTGTTACCTGTAAAGGATGTAAAAGGACTCACCCAACAGCAAATTGACGGTAAGTATCTATttattaagggacgacatcaaaagttcaatgaaggataaaaaacttaattcgcATAGTtttttcttaacttaatttgggaaaaattgattgaccaatagggatatatgtaaaatcgattttagattaacaaaacttgcagcaatgttgacccccacccccaaactatttgatttacatcgatcttttgatgtcgtccctaaagtTGTAAATATTTGACGTTTGAAAGGCATTAAAAGACCTAAACGAACATATTTTTTCTCAATTCTGCATAATTATCTATATGACCCATTtggaaaaattgtattttatttcaaatttgtcaaaaaaaaaaaatcatatcatatccCAAGGTGAAGTGCAATTTGGCTATAACGTTGGGGTCCCTCTTTGTTTCCAATACATAATAAAGGTAAACTTCAAAGGCAAACGATACATTTGCgtagaaaatatttaaatgaaatacagGGTCTGATCCAGCCGTTTTCAAAGGGGGTTCCCAATCCAGGATAAAAGGGGAGGTTCTTATATTATGTCTCCATTTAAAAGTATTGATCGTCCATAAAAGGGGGTTCCTACCAGCAGATCCTTCTCTTGGAATCAACCGCTACTGAATTTATTCTTTTCGTTCATCTGGAATATATATGTAATTCTTTGTATGTTTATACAAACTAAATGCATGAGATCTTGCTCGTAAGTTCTGAAGCTTGAGTTTTCGGAACTAACATTGTTTAAGCGTtacatcattttttaattttttttttaatcaaagagTCTGTAAAATTTGAGAAGCTACAATAGTTGTAAATTCCCGGCTCTCGCTTCCTTCAGTTAATTGAGtggaaatatttattatataataattacttatagaaataaaaaaatcattcaacGACCTCGATGTTAATAAGGATGGAAGAGTATCGAAAAGAGAGTTAATTCTCGGAGCTTATCGACTTGGAATGAATCCCACGGATGCCGAGGTGGACGAAATGTTTCTGTCGTCTGATAAAAACAGTATGTATCAAGTCAGTTTATTTTATAAACAGgaacttttgttttaatgttttacttcTTGCATGGCTTTGATTGGAATAACCAGAAAATTATATTACATTGAATTTTGTAGATTTAACATACAAAAAGTTCCGAGTACTAAAAAAAGTGCACACGCTAGTTCTGTCAGCATATACTGTTTGTTGATGGTTAGCATTGGAGAACTTTCCatatatatagatacataaaaataaatgaaattgtatGGTTTACGTCAATGAGAgatcaaacaaaaaaacataataaatttcaaaatacattTGAGGTTTAACATATGCATGGTCccttatatttgtttgtttatttgtttgtttgtttgtttgtttgtaaaatgcgatataatattatttaaatgtaatttagatctgaaaaaatatattttcattcatttttcaacactttaatttgcttattttttagACGATGGATTTATAGACTTTAATGAGTATGTAGAAATGATGAGAAAGAATTACGTCACAATTGATATAGAACGTGAGAGAATGAAAGCTGCCTTTTGTTTATTGGACAATGATGGGGATGGTTTCCTTACCAAACAAGAGCTTATCTCAGCTCTATGTACTAAACAGTCCGGGATAACAGTAGAAGACATTGACGAAATATTACATGATGCTGACATGGATGGAAATGACCAAATTGATTTTAatggtactttttttttaataaaaaaggaaatgtggaaaatgtatgattgttaatgagaaaAGAGGACTCAGTGATCGAGTTTACTGTTCCACAAGCCTGTTAAAACTAAGGTTGTGATTTTGAACCCGTCTCGTGGCGGTGTATTTGACTCCAATTTTTATTGACTAGGACTGTCTATTTTCCAACCGAAGGTCGATGGTTCTATCCCTGCCGGTCAATTGGCACGAAATAGCCAACAGGGCGGAACGTGGCATTAAACAcgaatcaatcaatcattcatatCGTTTAGTCAGTTATAAAGATGCTGATGTAAACAACTTTAAAATTACAGAATGGATAATTAGTAAACGAACTGGGGGAGGGGGTTTCCTTAGTATCAATAAAATGACGAAAGGACAGAAACAActatataaattacaaaaaaaaacaaagaacggGCAATACATGAAAACATTTATGGTAAAATAAGACCATTGTCTTAATGCATGTCACACCGCGTTCAATATCCTGTGCCAGCTTAgggacggatccagccattttaaaaaggaggggttcccaacccaggatcaaggggggttccaactatatgtccccatgcaaatgcattgatcgcccaaaaaaaggggggttccgaCCCCCGAAACATCCCCCCCCCCCTGTATCCGCCAATGCAGCTAAACAGGGTTTTATTCCATTGTTGAATACAGAAAAAATGAGTAAAGCTTTAACTATAAATTAGCGAATTGGTGTTTTTCAAAAATGACCACAGACCTGAATTAATATGTTCATTACTAttgtaaagtttgtttttttggcaGAGGTCCAATTATTATATTTGACCTCATATTTGACATAGTGCATttgattataaatattgataGATTTTAGGATTTGATACTATAGTATTTTCACGCACGGGATGAGAGTTATAAAGCGTTTTAATTTAATCAAATATCATTAAATTATTAATCCtctttttattagaataaaaataaacctAAAGTACAAATGTAAGTAGATTATTCTATATATAGCGTTGACACGcttaaaataaatgatatgttCTTCTAATAAGTATTTAACTGGAGATCAAGCCTTAAAATGTATTATCTACGACATTGACAGAAAAAAAGACTGgatttgttttgttcacctcTCTCTATATATCACTAGTAATATACAGATATTGTTCATAATTagatactatttttttcttttttttcagaatttgtagATTCGACAATATGCGCAAAGTTATTCTGAATGTAAAGACAAAGTGGTCAACATAATCCTCTTATCGTTTGTTTGTTGATAGATTGCATGAGAGAATTGTCCTTATAGGAAAGAGAGAATGCGAGAGGGAGACAGGGGCATTGTATAGATCGTGAATAAAAGGAAGATTAGTGAAACATATGATTGTATAGATGTATGACTTAAATAAAATGTAGGAttgtttaatcaaataaaaaacttGCATTTACAACTCAATGGTGGACAGACTGATATAATTATCAATTTGCACATATTACTGAATCTCATGTGTATGGAGgtcctacatgtacatgtacatatgtgtatatttttctACATGTTTGATCATTTTCTGCAAATGTGCTCGTTTAACGTTGTTGGTTACTTAACATAGTCAACTATATTACtaatattatttaaaagtaattattTGAAGTATCGGTCCACTCAGCTGTGAGGTAGTTTTGAAATAAATAGTttagtttttgtcattttttgtgtgTACGAAACCAAATACTTTATTAGACCAATTATCGGCCAAAAAGGattctgtttaatattgtttttacactagtcatttttggctCCTCTGTTACTTCCTGTTCGGTGTTATCCAAGACTCTATGTTGAAGGTCGTAATTTGACCTACAATTGTTTTCGTTTTAGTTCAATTATTTCATTGGGactcataccacagcttcttattTCTATGCTACAtttctttggaatttcaaccaaagatgaagaactaaATCTTCTCCTTTGCTGTATTGCATGGATATTAAAAGTGTCCTCACTCACAAAGTTATATTGCTGGATCCTTCAGGAGTTGAACTAATCTCTATCTAAATTATTAAAATCAGGTTGGATTAAATTTATCAGCAACCAAAGCCGATCTTTCAAAAGAAGAGgcgaaaaatgaaatttaaactcatatgtcgaaaacaatctgacaacgccatggctaaaaaagaacaaAACCAACAGACTACAAGTTATTATAGTAAAATTACCTTCTTTTTGGCTGgagtgaatcagatgtggatactaaacaAAATCAATAGATCTGATAGAGCACATTCGATCTAAGACTCTTTCTTCTTGCAATAACACTTATATATAACTACAATATCTACACCTGAACATACACATAATATACTTTCAACCACCAAGCATTACAAGTACATGTACGTATCTGATctaaacaatattttgaatatttcaatgTATAGATtagatataaaataaggagatgcggtataATTGACAGTGACTcttagttcaaatgaagtggatgtagcAATTATAGTTAAccttacggtcttcaacaatgaataaaaaccTATACCTatatagtccgctataaaaggtcccgatacgaaaaatttgaaattattcattTAGAAAACAAACGGTCCTCTCAGTGTTGATTAACCTGAACAcaattctatatttaaaaaaggGACGACAGAAACGAGGCGTCCCTAAAGAGGTGTTTTAACAAATAATTCTAGTGAATTCGGCACATGACTTAATTGGCACTCGATATACCAGAAGTCAATTCGGCACCCGCGATTTCTTTTGGCACCCATGATGGTTAAAAGGATATGTTATGcatgcaaattattttttataatattccaAACCTTTTTTTTCACTCTTAAAAGAATACTCataaaaacccatactgtattgTCTAGACACATACTTTTTACATTATAAAATGGTACAGACTCTCCCTTTAAAAACATGATGAACGATTATATATTGGAAGGTCTCTGTCGAATAGTTGCTGTCTC
This window contains:
- the LOC139498089 gene encoding uncharacterized protein; this translates as MTRVYYNGASGCFIVYDVTKPSTFEAVIKWKADLDSKVTLPDSTPVPCVLLANKCDQAKKGPEINVSQMDDFCKENGFVGWFETSAKENINIDEAARCLVTKLKPAPSHDSSINESSKRGENLLHDINSRLEIRRKSIDLDGVDPLEKEAFEQTVIYAAKTALRVIKSARLERSDSCDDVSVKSENKSDEDDYSEIIDDNRYTKRNSKEKCITDYKKQSSRPASKNRTTRRQSSVHEVQIYNKMAERKKSIRRKESYVLLPVKDVKGLTQQQIDEIKKSFNDLDVNKDGRVSKRELILGAYRLGMNPTDAEVDEMFLSSDKNNDGFIDFNEYVEMMRKNYVTIDIERERMKAAFCLLDNDGDGFLTKQELISALCTKQSGITVEDIDEILHDADMDGNDQIDFNEFVDSTICAKLF